In Quercus robur chromosome 11, dhQueRobu3.1, whole genome shotgun sequence, the following proteins share a genomic window:
- the LOC126704791 gene encoding proteasome subunit alpha type-2-like → MDFSVHMQFVRKESLYTENSKLLHVNVTKAQLGPFGVRPFGVFLLVTGFDDYGPQLYQVDSYFSWKALAMGKNVSNVKIFLEKSTPYADDMELDDAVHTAILMLKEGEDVDDD, encoded by the exons ATGGATTTCTCTGTCCACATGCAgtttgtaagaaaagaaagtttATACACTGAGAACTCTAAGCTACTTCATGTCAACGTCACAAAAGCCCAACTTGGTCCTTT TGGTGTAAGGCCCTTTGGAGTATTTCTGCTGGTTACTGGATTTGATGACTATGGGCCACAATTATACCAG GTGGATTCCTATTTCTCATGGAAGGCCTTGGCAATGGGGAAGAATGTTTCAAATGTAAAAATATTCCTAGAGAAGAG TACACCGTACGCAGATGATATGGAGCTTGATGATGCTGTGCATACAGCTATTTTGATGCTGAAGGAGGG AGAAGATGTGGATGATGATTGA
- the LOC126706475 gene encoding pentatricopeptide repeat-containing protein At4g39530 — MSMSMSMRKHWQFTYQHYHLTLRHCSHKHHAFHFHSSTTLSPPPHLLQPLPRRAKSHQFAHFLQLPIPPSHSHNPILYYQTLHAQLVVSGLHNQVFLANILLHSYSKCSRLRDARLLFDVMSQRNLISWSSLVSMYTRHGFNQQAFIVFTEFLTSCDQNPNEYILASVFRACSQLGGVYEGAQLHGFVVKTGFEQDVYVGTSLIDFYAKNGDLDEARLVFDVLAEKTAVTWTTIITGYTKSGRGEVSLQLFDQMRETDLVPDKYVLSSVLSACSMLEFLDGGKQIHAYVLRRGAEMDVSVTNVLIDFYAKCGLVYTARNLFDQMVVKNMIAWTTMIAGYMKNSFNLEAMKLFAEMAGLGWKPDGFACTSVLTSCGSLEALEHGRQVHGYTIKANLEYDNFVKNGLIDMYAKCNSLTDARRVFEGMADHNVVSYNAMIEGYSSEEKLHEALDLFREMRLRLLPPSLLTFVSLLGASAALLTLELSRQIHSLIIKYGVSLDVFAGSALIDVYSKCSCVRDARLVFNEINEKDIVVWNAMFFGYTQQLENEEALKLYSELQLTRKTPNEFTFAALITAASNLASLQHGQQLHNQVIKLGADSDPFVTNSLVDMYAKCGCIKEAHKTFTSTFWRDIVCWNSMISTYAQHGEAEDALQMFKGMIDEGVKPNYVTFVGVLSACSHAGLVEDGLHHFESMAHFGIEPGTDHYTCIVSLLGRAGRLTEAREFIDKMPIKPAAVVWRSLLSACRVAGHVDIGRYAAEMAISVDPTDSGSYILLSNIFASKGMWEDVKRLRKRMDFNGVVKEPGSSWIELNKDVHSFIARDRAHSMANLIYSVLDNLILQIKGVGYVPDTFMLLMTD, encoded by the coding sequence ATGAGTATGAGTATGAGTATGAGAAAGCATTGGCAATTTACATACCAGCACTACCACCTAACATTAAGACATTGTTCTCACAAGCATCATGCTTTCCACTTCCACTCTTCCACCACCTTATCACCACCACCTCATCTTCTGCAACCTCTTCCACGCCGAGCCAAAAGCCACCAATTTGCCCACTTTTTGCAATTGCCAATACCCCCATCACACTCACACAACCCCATTTTGTATTACCAGACACTTCACGCTCAACTTGTCGTCTCTGGCTTACATAACCAAGTCTTTCTTGCCAACATTCTCCTCCACTCCTACTCTAAATGTAGTCGTCTACGTGATGCACGCTTGTTGTTCGATGTAATGTCTCAAAGGAATTTGATTTCTTGGTCTTCATTGGTATCTATGTACACCCGACATGGTTTTAATCAACAGGCCTTCATTGTGTTTACCGAATTTCTCACTAGTTGTGATCAGAATCCCAATGAGTATATTTTAGCTAGCGTTTTTCGGGCTTGTTCGCAATTGGGTGGAGTTTATGAAGGTGCCCAGCTGCATGGTTTTGTTGTTAAGACTGGTTTTGAACAAGATGTCTATGTGGGTACCTCTTTGATTGATTTTTATGCAAAGAATGGTGATTTGGATGAAGCAAGATTGGTTTTTGATGTTTTGGCAGAGAAGACTGCGGTTACTTGGACTACAATCATAACGGGGTACACGAAAAGTGGAAGAGGTGAAGTATCTTTGCAGTTGTTTGATCAAATGAGAGAAACTGATCTTGTTCCTGATAAATATGTGCTCTCAAGTGTTTTGAGTGCGTGTTCAATGCTTGAGTTTCTTGATGGAGGGAAGCAAATTCATGCTTATGTGTTGAGGAGGGGAGCCGAGATGGATGTTTCGGTAACTAATGTGCTTATAGATTTCTATGCAAAGTGTGGCTTAGTGTATACAGCACGAAATTTATTTGATCAGATGGTGGTCAAGAATATGATAGCCTGGACCACAATGATTGCAGGGTACATGAAAAATTCATTCAATTTGGAGGCCATGAAGCTGTTTGCTGAAATGGCCGGATTGGGTTGGAAGCCTGATGGATTTGCTTGTACTAGTGTTCTCACTTCGTGTGGTTCACTTGAGGCTTTAGAACATGGGAGACAAGTGCATGGTTACACTATTAAGGCAAACCTTGAGTATgataattttgtgaaaaatgGTTTGATTGATATGTATGCAAAATGCAATTCATTGACTGATGCAAGAAGAGTTTTTGAAGGTATGGCTGATCATAACGTGGTATCTTACAATGCTATGATAGAAGGATACTCAAGCGAAGAGAAGTTGCATGAAGCATTGGATCTTTTCCGCGAGATGAGGCTTAGATTGTTACCACCAAGCCTCTTGACGTTTGTAAGCCTTCTTGGTGCATCGGCTGCACTATTGACGTTAGAACTGAGTAGGCAAATTCACAGCCTGATCATCAAGTATGGGGTCTCCCTGGATGTATTTGCTGGAAGTGCTCTGATAGATGTTTATTCCAAGTGTTCTTGTGTAAGGGATGCTAGGCTTGTATTTAATGagataaatgaaaaagataTTGTAGTATGGAATGCAATGTTTTTTGGATATACTCAACAGTTGGAAAATGAAGAGGCTCTCAAACTCTACTCAGAATTACAGTTGACAAGGAAAACACCTAATGAATTCACTTTTGCTGCATTGATCACTGCAGCCAGTAACCTAGCAAGTCTCCAGCATGGTCAACAGTTACATAACCAAGTCATAAAGTTGGGAGCAGACTCTGACCCTTTTGTCACAAATTCCCTCGTGGATATGTATGCTAAGTGTGGATGTATAAAAGAGGCCCACAAAACATTTACTTCCACATTTTGGAGAGACATTGTGTGTTGGAATTCCATGATCTCAACATATGCACAGCATGGGGAAGCAGAAGATGCTCTTCAGATGTTTAAAGGGATGATAGATGAGGGAGTAAAACCCAATTATGTCACATTTGTGGGTGTGCTCTCAGCGTGTAGCCATGCGGGGCTTGTAGAAGATGGGCTTCATCACTTTGAATCAATGGCGCATTTTGGAATTGAACCGGGAACAGATCATTATACTTGCATAGTTTCTCTCTTGGGTCGAGCAGGTAGACTTACTGAGGCAAGGGAATTTATTGATAAAATGCCAATAAAACCAGCAGCAGTAGTATGGAGGAGCTTGCTCAGTGCGTGTAGAGTTGCTGGTCATGTTGATATTGGGAGATATGCAGCAGAGATGGCAATTTCAGTTGATCCAACAGATAGTGGATCATATATTTTACTTTCTAACATTTTTGCATCTAAAGGTATGTGGGAAGATGTCAAAAGGCTGAGGAAAAGAATGGACTTTAATGGGGTGGTAAAAGAACCCGGAAGCAGTTGGATCGAACTGAATAAAGACGTTCATTCATTTATTGCAAGGGATAGAGCTCACAGCATGGCCAATCTTATTTATTCAGTTTTGGACAATTTAATTCTGCAGATCAAAGGGGTTGGTTATGTGCCTGACACTTTTATGCTTCTCATGACTGATTAA